The genomic region CACACAAAATTGTCAATCTTCGCGATGGAAGTTTCCGCCTTGATGGCGGCGCCATGTTCGGAGTGGTTCCGCGAAATCTCTGGGAAAAATGCAATCCGCCGGACGATCAGAACCGGATCCTTCTCGGACTCAACTGCCTTCTTGTTGAGGGTGATGGATTTCTGGCCCTCATCGACACGGGAAACGGAGCCAAGGGGGACGACGATTTCCGGAAGATCTACGGCATGGAAAATACGGGCAAACTTGCCGAAGCCCTCCGGGCGCACGGGCGGCGACCCGAAGAGATCAGTCATGTCATCAATACCCATCTTCATTTTGACCACTGCGGCGGCAACACAATTCTCGAAGGCGGAAGTGTCCTTCCCGCCTTCCCCCAGGCCCGATACATCGTGCAGAAGCAGGAGTGGCTGGACGCCTGCAAACCCAGTGAAAGAAGCCGGGCCAGTTATCTTGCGGACGATTTTCTGCCCCTAAAGGAAGCCGGGCAACTGGACCTTGTGGAAGGCGAAGGGGAGGTCCTCCCCGGGATTCGGCTGATCCCCACGCCCGGACACACGCGCGGGCATCAGTCCCTTCTTGTCGAAGCCGAAGAGGGACCGGTCTTCTATGCAGCAGACCTCTTCCCGACCAGCAGTCACCTTCCCCTGCCCTGGATCATGAGCTACGATCTCTATCCGCTGGAAACTCTGGAGACCAAAAGACAGATCCTGATACGAGCCCGGGATGAAGGGTGGCTCTTCTTCTTCGAACATGAGGCAGATGAAAACGCGCTCGGGAAAATCGAGTGGGTGAAAACAAAAAAGGGGGAGAAGCCGGTATTCCGACCTCTCCCCCGTGTCTAGAGGAAGCTACATCTCGTCGAAGAAGTAAGGCTTCAGAGCATTCAGCCTCTCGGTGACCTCATCCGGATAGAGATGCCAGACCGCTGCGGACACGCTGGACAGAAGGCTGTTGCCGTCCTGGGGCGTGAAACAGTAGCCGGTGACTTCTTTCCCGTCCTCACTCACATGCAGGCTGGGCAGGGCAAACACGGTCTGATTGAGAATCCTGCCATAGTGCCCGTGATCCCGACCGAAGGAGAAGACCACACCGGAACTCTTCTGGCGAGTCTGGGCAAGGCGATCATTCCCGGCGATCTGCTCGAGGATGGTCTCCTTCTCCGTGGGCCGGTTCAGCTTCAGGCTGAACTGGATGATGTGCATGTACTGGGTGTTCACCTTCATCGCACTGGAGAAAACATTCAGGGGAATGTCCTTCGTCTCATAGAGGTGGAAGACATCCCTTGCATGGTGGGTGCCGAACTTTGCATCCCCGTGACTTCCCACTTCAGGGGAAGGGATGAACTTGCTCGATTGCGTAATGTCATTGGCACGGCGGATGCAGACGAAACGCCCTTCCGCCAGATTGTCGTCTCCGTGGGGCTTCAAGGCAATGTTCTCGATGACCACGGCAACATTGTGAGTGTTGCAACTGACGATCTGGAGGAACTCCTCCTTGCCGTGCTCAAGAACCTCGTCATTGATCCCCCGTGCATAGGGCTTTCCAAAACCGAACTCACTGCCCTGGGCA from Candidatus Krumholzibacteriia bacterium harbors:
- a CDS encoding MBL fold metallo-hydrolase; protein product: MAHKIVNLRDGSFRLDGGAMFGVVPRNLWEKCNPPDDQNRILLGLNCLLVEGDGFLALIDTGNGAKGDDDFRKIYGMENTGKLAEALRAHGRRPEEISHVINTHLHFDHCGGNTILEGGSVLPAFPQARYIVQKQEWLDACKPSERSRASYLADDFLPLKEAGQLDLVEGEGEVLPGIRLIPTPGHTRGHQSLLVEAEEGPVFYAADLFPTSSHLPLPWIMSYDLYPLETLETKRQILIRARDEGWLFFFEHEADENALGKIEWVKTKKGEKPVFRPLPRV